One genomic window of Desulfovibrio subterraneus includes the following:
- the gnd gene encoding phosphogluconate dehydrogenase (NAD(+)-dependent, decarboxylating) encodes MQIAMVGLGRMGMNMARRLLKGGHDVVVWNRSADKVRQMQDEGARGAESLEALCDMLKAPRVVWCMLPAGDVTKSMIEELSTILAPGDLVVEGGNSYWRDDAANAALLAAKDIGYVDAGVSGGIWGLEIGYCTMVGGEAEHIMRIAPALNALAPEQGWKHVGPVGSGHFVKMVHNGIEYALMEAYGEGFELMKSGPFENLDLQGIAALWNRGSVVRSWLLELLDSALAKDPDLAGLKGYVEDSGEGRWTVLETVHHGVAAPVLAQALYRRFASRQDNAFSNRVLAALRNEFGGHAVKK; translated from the coding sequence ATGCAGATAGCCATGGTAGGACTCGGAAGAATGGGCATGAACATGGCCCGCCGCCTGCTCAAGGGCGGGCACGATGTGGTGGTATGGAACCGCTCGGCCGACAAGGTGCGGCAGATGCAGGACGAAGGCGCACGGGGCGCGGAATCGCTCGAGGCCCTGTGCGACATGCTCAAGGCTCCGAGGGTGGTCTGGTGCATGCTGCCCGCCGGAGATGTCACAAAAAGCATGATTGAGGAGCTTTCCACCATTCTCGCCCCCGGAGACCTTGTGGTGGAAGGCGGCAACTCCTACTGGCGGGATGATGCCGCCAACGCCGCGCTGCTGGCGGCCAAGGATATCGGCTACGTGGACGCAGGGGTTTCCGGCGGCATCTGGGGGCTTGAGATTGGCTATTGCACCATGGTGGGCGGCGAGGCAGAACACATCATGCGCATTGCCCCCGCGCTCAACGCTCTGGCACCGGAACAAGGCTGGAAGCATGTAGGGCCGGTCGGATCCGGCCACTTCGTCAAGATGGTGCACAACGGCATTGAATATGCTCTGATGGAAGCCTACGGTGAAGGGTTTGAACTGATGAAGAGCGGTCCCTTTGAAAATCTGGATCTGCAGGGCATAGCCGCCCTGTGGAACAGAGGCAGCGTGGTCCGCTCGTGGCTGCTGGAACTGCTGGACAGCGCCCTTGCCAAGGACCCTGACCTTGCCGGACTCAAGGGATATGTGGAAGATTCCGGCGAAGGCCGCTGGACCGTGCTGGAAACCGTGCATCACGGTGTAGCCGCGCCCGTGCTGGCGCAAGCGCTTTACCGCCGGTTTGCCTCACGGCAGGACAATGCCTTTTCCAACCGCGTGCTCGCGGCCCTGCGCAACGAGTTCGGCGGACACGCCGTAAAGAAATAA